The following nucleotide sequence is from Catenulispora sp. EB89.
CCAGGAAGAGCAGGCCGGCGTCGGGCTCGCCGTCGGGGGTGAGGCCGTCGTCGTAGCTCAGGCCGCGGCGGAGCATGGCGGCGCCGCCGTTGTTGGCTGCGGCGGCCAGGCGGATGTGTGCGTCGCCGCGGATGGCCAGGGAGCCGTCGGGGTTCTGTGCCGCGAGGTTGACCGGGGTGTGCTCGACGCCGCCGGACAGGGGGGCGCCGGTGGACTTGTGTCGGCCGATCACCCGCTCCTGGTCGGCGGTGGTCTGCGCGTCCCAGGATGTCAGCAGCATTCTGATACGGCGGAACACGAGGTAGGAGCCGCCGCGCATCCACGTCGTCGGGGCGTCGGGGGCGACGTAGACCTTGCTTACGAAGTCCGGCTGCGCGGGGGTGGGGTTGTTGGTCCCGTCGATCTGGCCCATCAGGTTGCGGCCGGTCGCGGTGGGGTCGGGGGAGGAACCCGGCGCGCGGGAGAAGCCGGACATGATCCAGCGCGGCTTGGCCGTTCCGGCGGCGAGGCGGGTGAGCGTGCGCAGTGCGTGGAAGACGACGAGTGCGTCGTCGGCGGCCAGGACCACGCCGAGGTCGCCGTCGCTGCGTGCCGGATCGAGCTTCTCGGCGCGGAAGGCGGGCAGCGGGGCGAGCTGCGGCGGCCGGGAGGCGGGGTCGAGGCCGGCCTTGCCGAACAGCGAGGGGCCGAAGCCGACGGTGATGGTGAGGGAGCAGGGGCCGCTGCCGAGCGCGGTGGTGTCGGCGTCGCCGCTCGGGGTGCGGCCGGCG
It contains:
- a CDS encoding Dyp-type peroxidase, whose protein sequence is MIEDTTETPTAASRTRPSRRAILTVGTTGIGGVAVGAAASALLLDDNSSGNNRGNGHSATPAGGLVVGLGTTAVATPFPHQAGISVPATQQGHGTVAAFDLVPGADAAHLKALMQSWTAAIADLTAGRTPSGDADTTALGSGPCSLTITVGFGPSLFGKAGLDPASRPPQLAPLPAFRAEKLDPARSDGDLGVVLAADDALVVFHALRTLTRLAAGTAKPRWIMSGFSRAPGSSPDPTATGRNLMGQIDGTNNPTPAQPDFVSKVYVAPDAPTTWMRGGSYLVFRRIRMLLTSWDAQTTADQERVIGRHKSTGAPLSGGVEHTPVNLAAQNPDGSLAIRGDAHIRLAAAANNGGAAMLRRGLSYDDGLTPDGEPDAGLLFLAWQSDPNHGFTPVQQHLTRDMDALNRFTTHETSALFAMVPAPQAGGYLGQALLDPAGG